In Lacrimispora indolis DSM 755, a genomic segment contains:
- a CDS encoding flagellar biosynthesis anti-sigma factor FlgM, translating into MRISSNYFNTLYNTSMMRQNQDQSGINASESVKNNYDAITIRSASLEAMDSKFAAALKNLLMKEVKQPSSGEKLDSLKQRINDGTYQVDANKIAERILLYKGADSHE; encoded by the coding sequence ATGCGTATTTCCTCGAACTATTTCAATACGCTGTACAATACATCCATGATGCGACAAAATCAGGATCAGTCCGGAATCAACGCTTCGGAATCCGTAAAAAACAATTATGATGCAATTACCATACGTTCCGCTTCTTTAGAGGCAATGGATTCCAAGTTTGCAGCCGCCTTAAAAAATCTCCTCATGAAAGAAGTAAAGCAGCCCTCTTCCGGAGAAAAGCTGGACAGCTTAAAGCAAAGGATCAACGATGGAACTTACCAGGTAGATGCCAATAAGATTGCTGAAAGGATTCTTTTATACAAAGGAGCAGATTCCCATGAATGA
- the fliS gene encoding flagellar export chaperone FliS translates to MASYGYQHYKEQTVNTMTPGEMLNLLYDELLKRLTRAELALEKEDFELFEQSVQRAVDIVTYLKDTLNHNYEISAELRRMYDFFLYEFSRIRAGRNSEVIKEVRPLIIDLREAFKEAQRLNS, encoded by the coding sequence ATGGCATCATACGGATACCAGCATTATAAAGAACAGACGGTTAATACAATGACTCCAGGAGAAATGCTCAATCTTCTTTATGATGAATTACTTAAACGGCTGACTAGGGCAGAGCTCGCATTGGAAAAGGAAGACTTTGAGCTTTTTGAACAGTCTGTTCAGCGGGCGGTGGATATTGTCACTTATTTAAAGGATACGTTGAATCATAATTATGAGATCAGTGCTGAACTGAGGCGGATGTATGACTTTTTTCTGTATGAGTTTAGCCGGATAAGGGCAGGAAGAAATTCAGAAGTGATTAAGGAGGTCAGGCCCTTAATTATCGATTTACGTGAGGCTTTTAAGGAGGCACAGCGGTTAAACAGTTAA
- a CDS encoding nucleotidyltransferase domain-containing protein yields the protein MSKGYEERYLITLLSAILNQKPSPEMLRQPDWEKMFRLADYHNVAHAVYYGIMGLDENIPQAIRQRFFDKYLEAVHRTDRLRSGEKQVLALLERNKINCFALRYSDIVKCYPIEEMCCRESIEIGIDKKHGWLIRKMLEEADFEERQTEERGNLFYRIPGIRVLCYNQSLFFSKPMRKYFKSLLAFLPYRKGYKHVREMTPDDQYLFLMSRLTDSYAKGEISLNQIMDFWVFYKKYAEVFSWPYIYEKLKKLKIAEFAEKLEYLILRWFGSGASIENTEIYEAMESYIFTKGAEGREISSQFLPLIKTVADCYARDRRSENLKKMIKWLFPDKRYMETIYPSLGKLGVLLPLFWLLRLGRYAIRSIPFLKSFDVWIKNKRLKKLQKDMEHIADQALEEANKEHMADQPLKEIDIEQVKDKTAEIPK from the coding sequence ATGAGTAAAGGATATGAAGAGCGGTATTTAATAACATTATTGTCAGCAATATTGAATCAAAAGCCTTCTCCTGAGATGCTGCGCCAGCCGGATTGGGAAAAGATGTTTCGTCTGGCCGATTATCATAACGTGGCGCATGCTGTTTATTATGGAATCATGGGGCTGGATGAAAATATTCCTCAGGCTATACGCCAGCGCTTTTTTGATAAATATCTGGAAGCAGTTCACCGGACAGACCGGTTGAGATCAGGGGAAAAGCAGGTTTTGGCCCTTTTGGAACGAAATAAGATCAACTGCTTTGCTTTAAGATACTCTGATATTGTCAAATGTTATCCAATTGAAGAAATGTGCTGCAGAGAATCCATTGAGATCGGCATTGATAAAAAACATGGATGGTTAATCAGGAAGATGCTGGAGGAGGCGGATTTTGAGGAACGCCAGACAGAGGAACGGGGAAACTTATTCTACCGGATCCCAGGGATCAGGGTTTTATGCTATAACCAGAGTCTGTTTTTCAGTAAGCCAATGCGAAAATATTTTAAAAGCCTGCTGGCCTTTTTACCATATCGGAAAGGGTATAAGCATGTGCGGGAAATGACTCCTGATGATCAATATCTCTTTCTCATGAGCAGGCTGACGGATTCCTATGCAAAGGGAGAAATCAGTTTAAATCAGATCATGGACTTTTGGGTGTTTTACAAAAAATATGCAGAAGTTTTTTCCTGGCCATATATATATGAAAAGTTAAAAAAGCTAAAAATTGCTGAATTTGCAGAAAAGCTTGAGTATCTTATACTCCGTTGGTTTGGCAGCGGGGCAAGTATTGAAAACACAGAAATCTATGAAGCCATGGAGTCTTACATCTTTACCAAGGGGGCAGAAGGAAGGGAGATCAGTTCTCAATTTCTTCCTCTGATTAAGACGGTTGCAGATTGCTATGCCAGGGACAGGAGATCGGAAAACCTGAAAAAAATGATAAAATGGCTGTTTCCTGACAAAAGATATATGGAAACTATTTATCCATCATTGGGAAAACTGGGAGTTCTCCTGCCGCTTTTCTGGCTCCTGCGCCTTGGGCGGTATGCGATAAGATCCATTCCCTTTTTAAAGAGCTTTGATGTTTGGATAAAAAATAAGAGGTTAAAGAAGCTGCAAAAAGACATGGAACATATAGCTGATCAGGCCTTGGAAGAAGCGAATAAGGAACATATGGCTGATCAGCCTTTGAAAGAGATTGATATAGAACAGGTGAAAGATAAAACAGCGGAAATACCGAAGTAA
- a CDS encoding DUF6470 family protein, which yields MEPLLRITTIPLKYELKIQKARLEYKRSTAELQLNREKGSMSIENRPIKLHLDTYNARNSVCPTTMESVRQSASYGRTAASEATANYAEEGALLLDPRVSNPLDQIISQRAQMPSGDFGLQFLPTTGPDIEWSDPELNIKYQMDKLSFELKVANGDFEFIPGKVELSITQMPDVEIEYIGKPMYVPPSAAEFFDHSPVDVLA from the coding sequence ATGGAACCATTGCTTAGAATAACAACCATACCTCTTAAGTATGAACTAAAAATTCAAAAAGCCAGGTTAGAATACAAGCGCTCAACAGCTGAGCTTCAGCTAAACAGGGAAAAAGGGAGCATGTCTATAGAAAACCGCCCCATTAAGCTGCATCTTGATACTTATAATGCGCGTAATTCTGTTTGTCCAACTACTATGGAAAGTGTCCGTCAGTCGGCTTCTTATGGAAGAACTGCCGCGTCAGAGGCTACCGCAAACTATGCAGAGGAGGGGGCGCTTTTGTTAGATCCCAGAGTTTCAAACCCGCTTGATCAGATTATCAGCCAGCGTGCTCAAATGCCGTCAGGAGATTTTGGACTGCAATTTCTTCCTACTACAGGTCCTGACATTGAATGGTCGGATCCTGAATTAAATATTAAATATCAAATGGATAAGCTAAGTTTTGAATTAAAAGTTGCAAACGGAGATTTTGAATTTATTCCAGGCAAGGTTGAGCTGTCTATCACTCAAATGCCTGATGTGGAAATTGAATATATCGGCAAGCCGATGTATGTCCCCCCCAGCGCCGCTGAATTCTTCGACCACTCTCCGGTGGACGTGCTTGCTTAA
- a CDS encoding protein-glutamate methylesterase/protein-glutamine glutaminase, protein MNEKIRVFVVDDSLLFRKVLIDNLSQNPRIEVVGYAIDAFDAERKIPALKPDVVTVDVEMPRLNGIDFVKKLLPKYPVPVILVSSLNLNVFEALSAGAVDFVRKPDMSASNTAATFLNTLISKIFIASRARIRVPAAAASSVLTQKPAGSGRPFSLNANNTIIAIGASTGGTEATLQVLKDLPPDTPGIVVTQHMPEGFTRMYADRLNHLCQMNVKEAQTGDVVERGQVLIAPGDLQMKVVRTGSRYTVNCYSGEKVSGHRPSVDVLFQSVADTAGASSVGIIMTGMGRDGADGLLKMKKKGAFTIGQDAESCVVYGMPMVAYNIGAVTVQTSCSNISNVLLKHLYSL, encoded by the coding sequence ATGAACGAAAAAATCCGAGTTTTTGTAGTAGATGATTCCCTGCTGTTTCGCAAGGTATTGATCGATAACCTATCCCAGAATCCCCGTATAGAAGTTGTTGGATATGCCATTGATGCCTTTGATGCAGAACGAAAAATACCGGCATTAAAACCTGATGTAGTCACGGTGGATGTGGAGATGCCCCGGTTAAACGGCATTGACTTTGTAAAAAAGCTTTTGCCCAAATATCCGGTTCCCGTTATCCTGGTGTCATCCCTTAATTTAAATGTGTTTGAGGCCCTTTCTGCCGGAGCCGTGGATTTTGTCAGAAAGCCTGATATGTCAGCCAGTAACACTGCCGCCACCTTTTTAAATACATTAATAAGCAAAATATTCATCGCTTCCAGGGCCAGGATCAGGGTGCCTGCTGCGGCGGCTTCCTCCGTGCTTACTCAAAAGCCGGCCGGCAGCGGAAGGCCCTTCAGCCTCAATGCCAATAATACCATTATCGCCATAGGCGCTTCTACGGGAGGAACGGAAGCCACACTTCAGGTCTTAAAAGATCTCCCCCCGGATACTCCGGGTATTGTGGTCACCCAGCATATGCCGGAAGGCTTTACAAGAATGTATGCGGACCGCTTAAACCACTTATGTCAGATGAACGTGAAAGAGGCGCAGACAGGAGATGTTGTGGAAAGAGGCCAGGTGCTCATCGCCCCCGGTGATTTACAGATGAAAGTGGTCCGGACAGGAAGCCGCTATACCGTAAACTGTTATTCCGGGGAAAAGGTCAGCGGACACCGTCCCTCTGTTGACGTGCTGTTTCAATCCGTTGCCGATACGGCCGGAGCTTCCTCCGTAGGGATCATCATGACCGGCATGGGGCGTGACGGGGCTGACGGGTTACTCAAAATGAAGAAAAAGGGTGCCTTCACCATTGGTCAGGATGCAGAAAGCTGTGTCGTCTATGGAATGCCTATGGTTGCCTATAACATCGGAGCCGTTACCGTCCAGACTTCCTGTTCCAATATTTCCAATGTACTGCTGAAACATTTATATTCTCTTTAA
- a CDS encoding C39 family peptidase: MYPILFKTLFLAVVPFATFFSTNGQISGEAAAISYTASEISSEPAADEIPQEGKYDVMLDSACGPLTYYNQGDARWGNFLYGGRDPLSTYGCGPTVMAMLITSLTGNQVLPPDIATWAAQNNSWCPGEGSYHRLIIDSASAYGLKATPLKDYTVQGLQSALDSGHLVVALMKKGHFTQQGHFIIITRSMGEGKFRIADPNNYNNTKFDWDSSLIFQELNYRSGNGGPLWIISLPDSVH; this comes from the coding sequence ATGTATCCGATCCTATTTAAAACTCTATTCTTAGCCGTTGTCCCTTTTGCCACGTTTTTTTCAACCAACGGACAAATTAGTGGAGAAGCTGCGGCTATTTCTTATACAGCTTCAGAGATAAGCTCAGAACCTGCGGCAGACGAAATTCCTCAGGAAGGAAAATACGATGTCATGCTTGACAGTGCATGCGGCCCGCTTACGTATTATAATCAGGGGGATGCCAGATGGGGGAACTTTCTCTATGGCGGAAGAGACCCTCTTTCTACCTATGGCTGCGGCCCTACGGTCATGGCCATGCTGATTACCAGTCTTACCGGAAACCAGGTACTCCCGCCTGACATTGCCACTTGGGCTGCACAAAACAACAGCTGGTGCCCCGGTGAAGGTTCCTATCACAGGTTAATCATTGACAGCGCTTCCGCCTATGGACTGAAAGCCACACCTTTGAAAGATTACACGGTTCAGGGGCTGCAGAGTGCTTTGGATTCCGGCCATCTCGTCGTTGCCCTCATGAAAAAGGGCCATTTTACCCAGCAGGGGCATTTTATAATAATCACCCGTTCAATGGGAGAAGGTAAATTTCGGATCGCTGATCCTAATAATTACAATAATACAAAATTTGACTGGGATTCTTCTTTGATTTTCCAAGAATTGAATTACCGGTCAGGAAACGGGGGGCCTTTATGGATTATCAGCCTTCCGGATTCCGTTCACTAA
- a CDS encoding carbon storage regulator, protein MLILQRKKEQSLTIGDNITITVLDIGNDWVKLAIDAPRNVSILRTELIEAASANQEAASVSLSAGSISKIKDLINEHKNSGDT, encoded by the coding sequence ATGCTTATACTTCAAAGGAAAAAAGAACAGTCACTCACCATTGGAGACAATATTACCATAACCGTTCTTGACATTGGAAACGATTGGGTAAAGCTGGCTATTGATGCTCCAAGAAATGTATCAATCCTGCGAACAGAGTTAATAGAAGCGGCCTCTGCAAATCAGGAGGCAGCCTCTGTTTCTCTAAGTGCCGGCTCAATATCCAAAATCAAAGATTTGATCAATGAACATAAAAACAGCGGAGATACCTGA
- the fliD gene encoding flagellar filament capping protein FliD — protein sequence MASISSSVSSVSSIRGYGGLVSGLDRDSLIEGMTTATRAKIAKQQKQKQTYLWKQEAYRSISSKLVEFSQKYTSYVNQSTNISSPSFWAKSSITAIGDNSKYISVSGSSSLADSMSIVGVKQLAKDASMSSTGAVSDQLLTTGSINLGTEDVSTLEGQSLSFQYGSKTYTVSLSSGTTKDGFTYDYSNGAKAQESITKALKNVSIGDGKTLADVIKVEADPSNSGDPSGTPFKLNFKSADKAGNTIKLAGGSKTALAALGINNIDSLSEADKTITSEGLSSELLGRTQSFFEEKSFAERVGGKNISFTYNGTTKSIQFASTEEIQAMIGSDDKASLESIAADLETKLGKAFGTGRIKVGVQEDTKNGGYQLKFETMNPATNTADNSSILSISSADNGVIGKTGALKVEYGESNRLNLSASLINSGLNGIADKLGSKLDDYETTYFSGSVKALELIDNLGSKVTDGMDAATLKNLISSNYSQLSDTVLSSVYEAIDHFEEEGAATAGDLKTAMGTYVSDRELKLTINGVDIKGLSYNSTINDIISKVNASDAGVTMSYMMNADKFSIISTAGGAAGSIDFSGSSDAELLFGEKDVDYTVTKGQDAVVSVKYTGSDEVVDLIRGSNSFGLDGLNITVSGTFGYKKDDTNGSYVKADDGSYLKVDDIAKRYDKDGNEVTGGEYVMAENGTLVKASGGFYSQDTTDSVTFNAKTDSDKIVSAISDMIKDYNEIIKLVNDEVTTKPNRSYEPLTDEQKEEMTEDQITKWEEKAKAGMLFNDSDLRGLSDSMRFIFESGSEDKAMLESFGISTSSNYGDNGKLVFDETKFRAALESNAEDLQKLFTRTADTTTGDKGGVMARLTTITEKYASTTGATKGILIERAGSVYAPTSILSNYLQKSIDSVNDYIDRLQDQLSTETDRYVKQFTTLESLISQMNSQSSWLSSFGS from the coding sequence ATGGCATCGATTTCAAGCAGCGTCAGCAGTGTTTCTTCTATCCGGGGCTACGGCGGTCTTGTCAGCGGCCTGGACAGGGACAGCCTGATCGAGGGAATGACTACGGCTACAAGAGCTAAGATTGCAAAGCAGCAGAAACAAAAACAAACTTACTTATGGAAGCAGGAGGCTTATCGCTCCATCAGCTCCAAGCTTGTGGAATTTTCACAAAAGTATACCTCCTATGTCAATCAGTCAACCAATATTTCCAGCCCCAGCTTTTGGGCAAAGAGCAGTATTACGGCAATTGGGGACAACAGCAAGTATATCAGCGTATCAGGAAGCTCATCCCTTGCAGATTCCATGTCCATCGTGGGGGTGAAGCAGCTGGCAAAGGATGCCAGTATGTCTTCCACAGGAGCAGTATCCGATCAGTTGCTGACAACAGGCAGTATTAATTTGGGAACAGAGGATGTCAGCACCTTGGAGGGACAGAGTCTTTCTTTTCAATATGGCAGCAAGACGTATACTGTTTCCTTAAGCAGCGGTACGACAAAAGATGGCTTTACCTACGATTATTCCAATGGCGCGAAAGCGCAGGAATCCATCACCAAGGCTCTTAAGAATGTTTCTATTGGAGATGGAAAGACATTGGCAGATGTTATTAAAGTTGAAGCTGATCCGTCAAATTCCGGGGATCCTTCAGGTACTCCTTTTAAACTGAATTTCAAATCTGCTGATAAAGCAGGGAATACCATTAAGCTTGCAGGGGGAAGTAAAACGGCGCTTGCAGCTCTTGGTATTAATAATATTGACAGTCTATCTGAAGCGGATAAAACCATCACTTCCGAAGGACTGTCATCGGAACTGCTGGGCAGGACGCAGTCCTTTTTTGAAGAGAAGTCTTTTGCAGAGCGGGTAGGTGGAAAGAACATCAGCTTTACTTACAATGGAACCACCAAATCCATACAATTTGCCAGTACAGAGGAGATTCAGGCAATGATAGGCAGTGATGATAAAGCATCCTTAGAATCCATTGCTGCTGATTTAGAAACAAAGCTGGGCAAGGCGTTCGGAACAGGCAGAATCAAGGTAGGAGTTCAGGAGGACACCAAGAACGGTGGTTATCAATTGAAATTTGAGACCATGAATCCGGCTACCAATACGGCTGACAACTCCTCTATATTGTCCATATCCTCCGCTGACAATGGAGTGATCGGCAAGACGGGAGCTTTGAAAGTGGAGTATGGGGAGTCGAATCGTCTGAATCTTTCAGCTTCTCTTATAAATTCCGGATTAAATGGAATTGCAGATAAACTTGGATCTAAATTAGATGATTATGAAACCACTTATTTTTCGGGATCAGTAAAGGCCTTGGAGTTGATCGATAATCTTGGAAGCAAAGTCACAGATGGAATGGATGCTGCTACGTTAAAGAATTTGATTTCATCAAATTATTCCCAGTTATCGGATACGGTCTTAAGCAGTGTCTATGAAGCGATCGATCATTTTGAGGAAGAGGGGGCTGCAACGGCCGGGGACTTGAAGACAGCCATGGGAACTTATGTAAGCGACAGAGAGCTGAAGCTTACAATTAATGGCGTCGATATTAAGGGACTTTCCTACAACAGCACTATTAATGATATTATCAGCAAGGTTAATGCTTCCGATGCGGGCGTTACCATGAGCTATATGATGAATGCAGACAAGTTTTCCATTATATCTACAGCAGGCGGAGCTGCCGGAAGTATAGATTTTAGCGGAAGCAGTGATGCAGAGCTTTTGTTTGGAGAAAAAGATGTAGATTATACCGTTACCAAGGGTCAGGATGCAGTTGTCAGTGTAAAATACACTGGCTCCGATGAGGTTGTTGACCTGATACGAGGCAGCAACTCCTTTGGCCTGGATGGATTAAACATTACTGTAAGCGGTACTTTTGGATATAAAAAAGACGACACAAACGGATCTTATGTAAAGGCTGATGACGGAAGTTATTTAAAGGTCGATGATATTGCAAAGCGTTATGATAAAGATGGAAATGAAGTTACTGGCGGAGAGTATGTAATGGCAGAGAATGGAACGCTTGTAAAGGCCTCCGGTGGTTTCTATTCTCAGGATACTACGGATTCTGTCACGTTCAATGCCAAAACAGACTCTGACAAAATCGTATCCGCCATTTCCGATATGATCAAAGACTACAATGAAATCATCAAATTAGTAAATGATGAGGTCACCACAAAACCAAACAGGAGTTATGAACCTCTGACAGATGAGCAGAAAGAGGAAATGACGGAAGATCAGATCACTAAATGGGAAGAAAAGGCAAAGGCAGGAATGCTGTTCAATGATTCTGATTTGAGAGGCCTTTCAGACAGCATGCGTTTCATTTTTGAAAGTGGTTCTGAGGATAAAGCCATGCTGGAGTCTTTCGGGATATCCACAAGCTCCAATTATGGAGATAACGGAAAGCTGGTATTCGATGAAACCAAGTTCCGTGCAGCTCTTGAATCCAATGCAGAAGATTTACAAAAATTATTTACCAGGACTGCAGATACTACCACAGGGGACAAGGGCGGCGTTATGGCCCGTCTTACTACAATTACTGAGAAGTATGCTTCCACAACAGGTGCTACCAAGGGTATATTGATTGAAAGGGCTGGTTCCGTTTATGCGCCTACCAGTATCCTGTCCAATTACCTACAGAAGAGTATAGACAGCGTCAACGATTACATAGACCGCTTGCAGGATCAATTATCAACAGAAACAGACCGTTATGTGAAGCAGTTTACTACTTTGGAATCATTGATTTCACAAATGAATTCCCAAAGCAGTTGGCTGAGCTCATTCGGTTCATAA
- a CDS encoding flagellar protein FlgN, producing MNDFISVIEDLIQLFQELIYIEQSKLEAAAKNRITHVEDCMNREQAAILKLRGLDKKRETCQEQLGCKDYTFQQILSKTSGAEHNQLKKLFDSLTHHVRQFQEINESARSMIEINLHMINKEINNSQDVITTDKAKWEGLL from the coding sequence ATGAATGACTTTATTTCTGTGATCGAGGATTTGATCCAGCTGTTTCAGGAACTGATTTACATTGAACAATCAAAGCTGGAAGCCGCGGCAAAGAACAGGATTACTCATGTAGAAGACTGCATGAACAGAGAACAGGCCGCCATCTTAAAGCTGAGAGGTCTTGACAAAAAGCGGGAAACCTGCCAGGAACAGCTTGGCTGCAAGGATTATACATTTCAGCAGATTCTTTCGAAAACATCAGGAGCAGAGCATAACCAATTAAAGAAGCTTTTCGACTCACTGACCCATCATGTCCGCCAGTTTCAGGAGATAAACGAAAGCGCCCGCTCCATGATTGAAATTAATCTTCACATGATAAATAAAGAAATTAACAATTCCCAGGATGTCATTACTACAGATAAAGCGAAGTGGGAGGGACTATTATGA
- a CDS encoding flagellar hook-associated protein FlgK — protein MTRSTFSGFTIAQLAMSASQRALDVTGQNIANINTAGYTKQQVDLVSLNLRGGDYVSTGPASKIGYGVEITGISQIRDPFLDVQFRNQIAKVGTADARQSTLDQLADIFDETDKDALKKALSDLSSSLDQLSSNANNSEFDSIVRSRCQVLLNYIHQKSADLSSVREETISGLEKTDIATVNGLLSDLGELNDAIWKSQVLGNPALELQDQRNLKLDELASYLPISVSYKEVTISSDSRLSYPVVKFTGSDGMVYNLTGGEHGENFASLSMERNKGIDGNYDGSVSISLIPASDFPAGTDVTTLKTDITDYLKDGTLKGLVDVLNKSGELDSPATDYRGIGYYEKSFDAFVQTFAEIFNKLNTNTSPYTGATSVPTTGVAKELTSTGSEKAEYSLSFLNSTGNFLNKEKITINGQTYTFGDGTGDTIAIGSSLEGSLVNLTARLNADAADMTVNGGVTAGSWAYQASTGKLTWTSNDPLAAGTEITSSSIKAADGSAFSLTYKADPLNVKNFDLFKTSDGSKIFTANNIKISDDWMNNTIHIISSHDENAGSTANDNIIKMIKSLTEERDFKYEYNYLDSDGKPQTGSITYYNGNFSQCYSNLENIQGIDSSANKAILTNHLSVLQQTANNKDSVSGVSLDEEGISLMQYQRSYTAAARLMTTLDEVLNVLINSTGIVGR, from the coding sequence ATGACACGATCCACATTCTCCGGTTTTACCATCGCCCAGCTGGCAATGAGCGCCAGCCAGCGTGCCCTTGACGTAACCGGACAGAATATAGCAAACATTAACACAGCAGGTTATACCAAGCAGCAGGTGGATCTTGTAAGCCTGAATTTAAGAGGCGGCGACTATGTAAGCACAGGACCTGCTTCCAAAATCGGTTACGGCGTTGAGATCACAGGAATTTCCCAGATACGTGATCCCTTTCTTGATGTACAGTTTAGAAATCAGATTGCCAAGGTCGGCACCGCCGATGCTCGCCAGAGCACCCTGGATCAGTTGGCGGACATTTTTGATGAAACGGATAAGGATGCTTTAAAAAAAGCCCTCAGCGATTTAAGCAGCAGCTTAGACCAGCTGTCTTCTAACGCAAACAACAGCGAGTTTGACAGCATCGTGCGTTCCAGATGCCAGGTTCTCTTAAATTATATCCATCAAAAATCAGCAGATTTAAGCAGCGTCCGGGAAGAAACCATCAGCGGGCTGGAAAAAACAGATATCGCCACGGTCAACGGACTTCTTTCTGATCTCGGAGAATTAAATGATGCTATCTGGAAAAGCCAGGTTCTCGGTAATCCTGCCCTTGAACTTCAGGATCAGAGAAACTTAAAGCTGGATGAACTGGCCTCCTATCTTCCCATCAGCGTCTCCTACAAGGAAGTGACTATATCCAGTGACTCAAGGCTCAGCTATCCGGTGGTCAAATTCACCGGTTCCGACGGAATGGTGTACAACCTCACCGGAGGCGAGCATGGAGAAAATTTTGCCTCTCTTTCCATGGAACGGAACAAAGGCATAGACGGCAATTACGATGGAAGCGTTTCTATTTCCCTCATCCCTGCCAGTGATTTTCCAGCCGGTACTGATGTTACTACTTTGAAAACAGACATCACTGATTATCTTAAGGACGGCACATTAAAAGGTCTTGTGGATGTGTTAAATAAATCCGGAGAACTGGACAGCCCCGCGACCGATTACAGAGGAATCGGCTATTATGAAAAATCCTTTGATGCCTTTGTTCAGACCTTTGCGGAGATATTCAACAAGCTGAATACAAATACATCTCCTTATACAGGAGCTACCTCAGTTCCCACCACCGGAGTCGCAAAGGAATTAACCAGTACGGGTTCTGAAAAAGCAGAATATAGTTTAAGCTTTTTAAATTCAACGGGAAATTTCTTAAATAAGGAAAAAATAACAATAAACGGTCAAACCTATACATTCGGTGACGGTACAGGCGATACCATTGCAATCGGATCCAGTCTTGAAGGCAGTTTGGTGAATCTGACTGCCCGGCTGAATGCTGACGCTGCCGATATGACGGTAAACGGCGGGGTTACTGCCGGCAGCTGGGCCTATCAGGCCAGTACCGGAAAGCTTACGTGGACCAGCAATGATCCTTTGGCAGCAGGTACCGAAATTACAAGCAGCAGTATAAAAGCAGCGGATGGATCAGCTTTTTCCCTCACCTACAAAGCAGATCCCCTTAATGTTAAAAATTTTGACTTATTTAAAACCTCTGACGGCAGCAAGATCTTTACGGCAAACAATATTAAAATTTCAGATGACTGGATGAACAACACCATTCATATTATTTCCTCTCATGATGAAAATGCCGGTTCAACTGCCAACGACAACATTATTAAGATGATAAAATCTCTGACCGAAGAAAGAGATTTTAAATATGAATATAATTATCTGGATAGTGACGGCAAACCCCAGACCGGGTCGATTACTTACTACAACGGAAATTTCTCTCAGTGCTATTCCAACCTGGAAAATATACAGGGTATTGACAGCTCTGCCAACAAGGCGATCCTGACGAACCACTTATCTGTTCTTCAGCAGACCGCCAACAATAAAGATTCCGTATCAGGAGTTTCCTTAGACGAAGAGGGAATCAGCCTTATGCAGTACCAAAGGTCTTATACGGCTGCTGCACGTCTTATGACCACCCTTGATGAAGTTCTGAACGTTTTGATCAACAGCACAGGCATAGTTGGCAGATAG
- the fliW gene encoding flagellar assembly protein FliW — MEIQTQYFGTISCSEKELIHFSDGLFGFTHLKNYVPLAFQDNSDALICLQSIEDFSVSFILMNPFQLYADYTPVLSEEDRKLLNVSQEDDSVSYYVICVIRDPMDDSTVNLKCPIAVNIESREARQVILDNPLYQFRHLIKDFVKKGD, encoded by the coding sequence ATGGAGATCCAAACACAATATTTTGGCACTATTTCCTGTTCCGAAAAAGAATTAATACACTTTTCCGATGGATTATTTGGTTTTACTCATTTGAAAAATTATGTTCCCCTAGCCTTTCAGGATAACAGCGACGCTTTGATCTGCCTTCAATCCATAGAGGATTTTAGTGTGTCATTTATTCTTATGAATCCATTCCAGCTATATGCTGATTATACTCCGGTCTTATCCGAGGAGGACAGAAAACTTTTAAATGTATCTCAGGAGGACGATTCTGTTTCATACTATGTTATTTGTGTCATCCGTGATCCAATGGATGACAGCACTGTGAATTTAAAATGCCCAATTGCTGTAAATATTGAAAGTCGTGAAGCAAGACAGGTGATCCTGGATAACCCATTGTATCAATTTCGACATCTGATCAAAGATTTCGTAAAAAAGGGGGATTAG